GCTTGATCCACTAGCAACATTGATTTCTCTTTTTGTAGGATATCAATTACTAGGTTTACTCGGATTAATCGTTGGACCAGTTTTCATTGTTATCTTGAACACCCTGAACAAAACCGGAGTCATTCGCGAGATATGGAGTTTTATAAAAGGGCCTGTCTATTAAGAAAAGCGCAAGCGCCCTCGATCATCGACGTAAGGTGGTGGACCTCATCGATATTAAGGATCGTCGGCTAAAGCCGTCACATCGTGTGACAACGCCGACGTGACCTACATCGTGTAGGCCCAAAGGAAACACGGTTCACGAGGGCTCGCATCCTGCGAGTCAGTTCGGTGTTGCGACAAATGTTTTCGGTGGGCCGAGTAATCGGATGTCGCGTTTTTAACCGAACCTCCTTCATCGATGTTGACTTATCGATGGAGAGGAGGGAACCGACTCTAGTCGATAGGGCGCTGGAGCTAGACAAATTTTATACTTTCTTATCTGGTAAGAAAAGCGCAAGCGCCCTTCGAAACAAGAAAAGCACTTGTTTCTGCGAAGTAGCTCTAAGTAGCTTTCCTTACCCGAGGCAAAAGCTTCGAAGATTACTCGATGAAGCTTATTCGCACGAGCTTGACAAATTTTCTTATCTTGTAAAAAAGATGCTTCCTCATATTACGAGGAAGCATCTTTTTTTGTTTATGTCAGCTTAGGTGAGTGGAACCTATTTTTATGATCTATGTGAAATAGCGTGTGCCACAATTAATTGCCATAAAATAAATCGGAGGGTGGCACATAAATCAATACTTTGGCACGGAAATTCACCAAACAAAACGACAAACCAAATGGTTCGACTTTAAAGCTTGTTTTTATACCTTTTTTCTATCTTATAATCGTTATTGTTCCGCGATCTAACATTTTTCGGATTATTTGCTTCATCCAAATTTTAATTGGGCGTCTAGTTACTGGGAATAAGAGAAGAAAACCAATTGCATCTGTAATAAAACCTGGGGTAAGCAAAACAACTGCTCCAACTAGAATACAGATTCCATCTATAATTTCTTCTTGGGGAATTTGTCCATAACTTAAGCTTGCCCTAGCCCTGGTAAGAGTTTCGATTCCTTGCACTTTTGCAAGATAAGCCCCAAGAATCCCTGTTAAAATAATGAGAGCAATGACCCACCAAGGTCCAATAATTCCTCCAGCCCAAACAAAAATACCAATCTCACAGGCAGGAACCACAAGTATAAATAATAATAACCAACGAAACATCATCGACTCCCCTTTTTTAGCATTTTAAATAAAAGTTACCCTTGAAGCTTTTCACTATTATAATATATACGTAATAAAGTGAAACTTCAATCAGTGGACGTTCCCCACTGATTGTTAGCACCCAAGGGCATGACTTAAAGGCCCTTGAACCAATCGGACATTTACGGGCAACCAACCATGAAGCAAGCTTCACCAACAAGGATGAAAAATTGAATGTTTTATTTTTATGAGAGTTTATCCCCCACTACTCTTTTTGTTTCACTTAAGACTTTAGGGGGGTATTATTGCTCATTCATGGGGGATAAAAAACAAATACAAAAGGG
This DNA window, taken from Bacillaceae bacterium S4-13-56, encodes the following:
- a CDS encoding FxsA family protein → MFRWLLLFILVVPACEIGIFVWAGGIIGPWWVIALIILTGILGAYLAKVQGIETLTRARASLSYGQIPQEEIIDGICILVGAVVLLTPGFITDAIGFLLLFPVTRRPIKIWMKQIIRKMLDRGTITIIR